The DNA region aAACATGGCAAGAAAACCCGTATCCGTGGGTATCCGTCCGAATCCGTCCCGACTTTGACGGGTAATACCCGAGTTAACCGGGTATGGGTTTTCTCCGATAACCAAAAGTCGGGTACGGGTACGGGTATGAGATTACTAGACCCGTCCCGACCCCGAACTCGAACCCGCCCCGccacttaaaatctttagaatttttgcataatttaatcaaaagacatataatttttattattagttaattttattttaaattttttacataatttaatattattttcttaactatttatgtaGACACACgcgttataataaatttattgatatataagtagttaaaaataaaaatttaacaataaatgtttaacaatcaatttattttttttttctaaaatcaaatttttaatatttttttacaaaaaaaaaaatttctaaatggTGTATGGAACGGGGTTGGGAATACCCGATACCCGACGGGTACGGGGATGAGACAATAAACTCAAACCCGTCGGGTATCGGGTACGGGTATGGGGATATGTTGAGAAGTCGGGATAAAGGATTGATGAGACAATAACCGTACCCGACCCGCCCCATTGCCATGTCTAAAGAGAAGGCGTGAGATTtacaaaaattaacttaaaatattaaaataagatatattataagaaaaaaaataaaaaaaaaatcttaaatcccATGTAATTTTATAAGACCTATCAAAGAGTATTTTAAaatcctaaattaaaatttaccattAAAAGATATACCACTCTTGTGATTCTGCATAGTAGTATATAGGAAAAGTCAAAGAACAtgtgaaagaaaaaacacaCCGTCTGTCATCTGCATTGAAATGAAGAATTACTCTCTCCAATGGTCCATGTGGGCAAGCAAACGCAACACTAGCCAGTAGCCACTATCCTATTCCAACATTGAGATTCCGGCTTCCATCCATAGTCCTACTTACTCATTGACTACAACTAATATGGTCACCTTGAGTCATTCATTCAAGAACAGGACCACTGAGCAATTCATCAACCGTCTCAATCATTACGTTTCAACccatttttatcaaatactaCTCTACTCTACTAGTAAATTAGTATTGCCACTATAATATTAGCTTATCAGATAATTATCATTGAGTACAAATTTCGCTTAGACAaactgttttttctttctctttttttatattcaactaCAATTACATCAGCTCCTATGTGACAGACATTGACCACGTGTGAaaagttgaaaataaatatcCCATTCACATCTATCTAACAATCATAGTGAGTATAGTATTAATATTCCTTCGTTCTTTCGTTGTTGCTATTGGTAATCCACGTCGACGCATTGCGCAATGCAAAGTGGCAAAGTCAGAGCACCTCACTTGCTTGCTTAGTTGCTTTTATGCAATGCAATTCGTTGCTTTTATGCAACAAATCCAGCCGCCCCAGCCACCGCCATTACAAAAGCGCGTGCATCAACGCCCTTCCATTCTTTCTTAATCATATTCTTGCTTGGATCActgatcaataaaattattttagtttaattaaaagttttaaatttagatataaatatattaaatgttaaAAGAAAGAGTTTTAACATTCATGATGGTCTTATttacttcaaataaaattatttctaataaaaaacaaatataatctaaaccaatcaaaaaaattattcttgctTTGGACTCAAGTGGCGCGTAGCTACACTCTCCTTTCTAGAAAGAAAGGAGAACAGCAGATAGATACACCTAACGCAGCCCCAGGCAGAAACAAAAGATTTGGAGTTTTGACCATTAATTCCACATGCTGATCATTGATTCATCTCCCTTAACCTCAATTTCACAAAATCAGCATCTTCTTTTGTCTCACTCATCTCAAATCCCAAAACAAAACCACTCCCAGATTCataaatagaaacataaaaCATCAAACTCCGTGTGGCATAGCATAGGCTAAGGTTGTGTTGTAGTATATTTGCAATCAACAGAATCATATATCAGAGGATGAAGATTGTTGTGATGCTATTGCTACCGCCCTTGATGTTTGCACTGTTTTTTTCATGCACGAGTTCATTGGCAGTATCCACAAACACAAGTACCACATGCCCCATGGACTTGAATTACGTTCTGAGAATCCCATGGAACACTTCTGCCTGCCATAACTTCCAACAAACTCTGGCGGCTAAAAACGGAACCGACGCAAACACATGTTGCATCTCTCTCTTGTCCCTCTTCGGAATAGGACTTGCAAATCATCTCAAGGAGACTTCTCAGTTCCAACTCCAAAACCTTGCCTCCTCACTTTCATGCATCAAAGACTTCCAATCAAAGCTCTCTTCCCTCTCTCTCCCCAACAACCTCGTTGACACATGCTTCGACCCTCTTCAGTTTGTGATCTCCCCAAACATCTGTGCTGGAATTCAAACCATCCCTGATTGGACAAAAAAAGTTGGTCAGTCCACACCACTCAACACTGCTTGCAGATCAGATCTCACTGACATCTCTCTCTGTGATGTGTGTTTACAAGCTGGATTGCAGGTCAAGCAGAAGCTTATTTCCATTGATGGTAATGCCTCACATTCCATTGATTGTTTTTACTTTGCCATTCTCTATGCTGCTGGGATTGTCAATGAGTTTGGACCTGAAAGCAATGGTGCTGTAAGTTGCATTTTTAGCATATCAGTTTACTCACAAGGGGGCTCTGGGGGAAAGCGTCACCAGGCTCTTGTGTTTGGTTTGACAGGTGCCGGGGTTGCTTTGTTGGTCATGTCTTCTTTTTTGGGGATGTATTCGTGGTATGACAGGAAGCATAGGAGGAAAAAGCTTGAGACTTTTAATCAGTTTGATTTTGACCCTGAGGAACAAGGTGGCTCTAGGCCTAGATTGAGACCCAATACAGGGTCCATTTGGTTCAAAATTGAGGAACTTGAGAAGGCTACCGATAATTTTTCATCCAAGAACTTCATTGGCCGAGGTGGGTTTGGGATGGTGTTCAAGGGAACCCTGTCTGATGGAACCGTGGTGGCGGTTAAAAGGATCTTGGAATCTGATTTTCAAGGGAATGCTGAGTTTTGTAATGAGGTGGAGATCATTAGCAACCTCAAGCACCGGAATCTGGTGCCCCTTAGGGGGTGTTGTGTGGCTGAGGAGGATGAGAATTGTGATGAAAGGGGAAGCAGCCAAAGGTATCTTGTGTATGATTACATGCCAAATGGGAACCTGGAAGACCATATCTTTTTATCATCAACGGAGGActctcagaaatcaaaagggtTGTCATTGACTTGGCCTCAGAGGAAAAGCATAATCTTGGATGTGGCAAAGGGGTTGGCCTATTTGCACTATGGAGTTAAACCAGCAATTTTCCACAGGGATATCAAGGCCACCAATATACTACTTGATTCAGATATGAGGGCAAGAGTTGCTGACTTTGGACTTGCAAAACAAAGCAGGGAGGGTCAGTCTCATCTCACTACTAGAGTTGCTGGAACTCATGGATATCTGGCACCAGAATATGCACTCTATGGTCAACTCACTGAGAAGAGTGATGTGTATAGCTTTGGTGTGGTTGTTTTGGAGATAATGTGTGGGAGGAAGGCTCTTGACTTGTCTTCATCAGGGTCACCAAGGGCATTCTTGATCACAGATTGGGCTTGGTCATTGGTGAAGGCTGGGAAGATAGAAGAAGCTCTTGATGGTTCCTTGGTGAAGGATAAGGATGAGAGCTTTCCTAGTTCAAATCCAAAGAGCATAATGGAGAGGTTTCTTCTGGTGGGAATTCTGTGCTCTCATGTCATGGTTGCTTTGAGGCCAACAATTGCTGATGCTTTGAAGATGTTGGAAGGTGACATTGAGGTTCCACAAATCCCTGATCGCCCCATGCCACTTGGCCATCCTTCTTCCTTTTACAATAATGATCATGGCAGTACTTTTAGCATATCTCCTGCATTAAGCGGCCCCAAATTGCAAACTGGAGACATGCTCAGGTAAATTAATGAAGAAGTTCCCTTATATTGCTTAGAATgtagaaagcaaaaagaagtgGAAGCTGTTTTCATTCTAAAGTCTGACAAGGGTCCAGTCAAATCATGTTTGGTAACACCACCACTTCATTTGAGGTTAGTAAACTGATGAGTGCATGCTTGGTTCTCTGTTGTAAAATTAAGTTTGAGGCAAAAATCATTTTGCCAACGGATCAGGATCATTGCTTTTgcgttcattttatttttatcttttggattTACATTGGAATGCATGCCATAGTATTTTCAACTACAAACCAAATTTGCCCTGTGTCACGTTACAAATAAATTTCCTCCCACCAACTGCTCTCAAGATCTCAAGATCGAAGCTTGCAGTGACTGACTGTAGGACAGATCTTGTTTGCGTCAACAAAGTATATGCAGTGTTGTGTTGTAATCCAAACCATGAAGAAAATTACCAGGGCATGACTATAACCAGCTACCAAGGAAGCTAGGGTCATTTAAATAGAGCTGTGATTAAAGGTATATTATAGTTATAGGAATAGGAATTTAGGACATAATAGGACAAATGTCTTGTAGAAAGAAGGCTtcatttttcactttcatttgttttcttatcaattttcttgtaaaacaaaGTCACAAATAAAGACTCTTGTATTGTATATAAAGGAAAATGTTAAGTTGGCCGGAACGTTACATAAAGTGATGTTTGGTTGTATTCTCAATTTCTTTCTCCTGAGTGAAGTGTCTCccttgttttatattattacttGTTAAATTTCCTATGCTGGATTCACATAAATTATTTACCATTTCCGCTTTTGTTTAAAACAGGTCTATTATTGAGAACTAAGCCCTTCAAAGAGATACGCAAGTCCAGAATGttgcatattatttttttcatttgcagGCCATTGAACGgaacaaaagcaaaaaaaaaaaaaaatattgttttcgcTTTTgatcttccccccccccccccccccccagtaAATAcagttttgatatattatgaaTATCTTAGATAGCTTTGCAAATACTGTAAAAATTCTGTATAAAATATGTATatggttttgattttttattttattttcagagACTTATTAGTTTTAGGGTTGTCTTGTCTTCTATCTTATGTGAGACTAATCCCTCTTATTGGTGTGTATTTCAGTCAacctaaataaaattatctcttGTAAAAGaagttattattttgaaatggaAGCTCAAAAGACATGTAACACAATAAGAAGACTCAGGactatatgaaaagaaaaatacatgtaGAGATtatctcaattttaaaaataatgacttAAGATTTTGTACTATTTTATATAGAAGTTGATTTGTGTTTATCACTCTTTTGATAGACAATAATCAGGTAATGTCttatcaaaattttgaatacttgtgaaaaataaatagacATGTCatgtaaaagtttaaaatataaaattctcaGCAgggaataaaataatgaaaatgttaattttgaagaaattttaactgaatttttaataacatcaaactttataatcaaatttaaagtGTTCTAAATTTTTTTGGCTAATAGTTTTATTGGAGTTTACTTGAGAAAGAATAAGAACTAGGTTGGGATTACTTCCCAACTTGCATTGATATGGTGCTTCATGTACAACCTAACGTGATGAGTCTATGCTACGAGTTTATAGATAAATTCTATTcttgattataaattattttatgtattctTAGTTATATGACTTTTCAATAGtagaaatatcttttaaaaaagtgttttatattgtgatttattaattatttttcttatttgtcatcttaaattcatacatataaataatcatgttatgtttgatttatcttatccatttttttattatgttttaacttAATCTTTATGGTTCATCatatcctttgttttttttccttggaTTTGCAAGTTGAGGAATTTGTTATTTTTGATATGTTGAAGATATCTCACTCGTTCCAAAATGAttgtagttttaatttttgaaaaaaaaaacaaattgagtgatgttttcattttttaatgagATGTTAAAACATGtattccaattttattttataacaaataatattagtttaaaagacttaatgatatatttattgaaattaagagagagaataaggatattttaataaaattatttcctaataaatattaattttcttagaatacttgttttattaatatatataaaaaatcttaaatgtttttttatttgttagagTATGTGTGTTCCCAATTCAGTGTGATACTTAAACTAGTTAGGCTAAAGGCCATCTGAGTTAGTGTTGGTCTATACGCCGAACATGGAAGGTTGTGATACAGTTGGTATCAAAATTTTGGTTAATGGGTCGTATATTGTTTTAATCAAGTATATGTCAGACTCTTTTTTGTAAATTGTGTATTAGGCATAACTTATAACAAAAAGCTATGGATATCCACTATCTTACActaaaatttagttattattcTAGTCtccctttcttctttttgttttcctctttATATTCGTATATTATGTCTAAACACTTTTCTTGCTTcaggataagataaaattataccTATTAGGAAGCTAAATACCAAGGAGACTTTCACTAAATCTATGGtggatcaaaattattaaatttaaaaaacgtGGAgtccaaaattgaaaaattataaaaaacaaaagtggACTACTTA from Glycine soja cultivar W05 chromosome 8, ASM419377v2, whole genome shotgun sequence includes:
- the LOC114422260 gene encoding probable receptor-like protein kinase At1g11050 gives rise to the protein MKIVVMLLLPPLMFALFFSCTSSLAVSTNTSTTCPMDLNYVLRIPWNTSACHNFQQTLAAKNGTDANTCCISLLSLFGIGLANHLKETSQFQLQNLASSLSCIKDFQSKLSSLSLPNNLVDTCFDPLQFVISPNICAGIQTIPDWTKKVGQSTPLNTACRSDLTDISLCDVCLQAGLQVKQKLISIDGNASHSIDCFYFAILYAAGIVNEFGPESNGAVSCIFSISVYSQGGSGGKRHQALVFGLTGAGVALLVMSSFLGMYSWYDRKHRRKKLETFNQFDFDPEEQGGSRPRLRPNTGSIWFKIEELEKATDNFSSKNFIGRGGFGMVFKGTLSDGTVVAVKRILESDFQGNAEFCNEVEIISNLKHRNLVPLRGCCVAEEDENCDERGSSQRYLVYDYMPNGNLEDHIFLSSTEDSQKSKGLSLTWPQRKSIILDVAKGLAYLHYGVKPAIFHRDIKATNILLDSDMRARVADFGLAKQSREGQSHLTTRVAGTHGYLAPEYALYGQLTEKSDVYSFGVVVLEIMCGRKALDLSSSGSPRAFLITDWAWSLVKAGKIEEALDGSLVKDKDESFPSSNPKSIMERFLLVGILCSHVMVALRPTIADALKMLEGDIEVPQIPDRPMPLGHPSSFYNNDHGSTFSISPALSGPKLQTGDMLRSIIEN